In the genome of Pelorhabdus rhamnosifermentans, one region contains:
- the thrC gene encoding threonine synthase: MYFSTRGAKNSVSSAQAIIAGMATDGGLFVPKDLPKFELTELKGLLNKSYQKRAQVILGRLLADYSEAELHQCIEAAYSSNKFDHSAVAPLVEQDETTAVLELWHGPTSAFKDMALQLLPQLLATALRKSDDTDEIVILVATSGDTGKAALEGFQDVDQIKIITFYPEHGVSAIQKLQMVTQEGQNVAVIAVKGNFDDAQSGVKEIFQDKGFQAELSRKAFQLSSANSINWGRLAPQIVYYFSAYLDWVKTGRIGWGQKVNFAVPTGNFGDILAGYYAKEMGLPVGKLICASNANNVLTDFIHEGRYDAKRPFYQTASPSMDILISSNLERLLYHLTQGDTALVKGWMDELKETGSYEVSSAVMAKIEQNFYAAWINDEQTRATIQAVYQQHHYVLDPHTAVAWQVAADYRSASGDDTPCIILSTASPFKFNASVLHAITGQLPATGQSEFALLGELARLTGWKIPKGLAELKDKSVYHEQSCLPKNMKQKVAQVLNL, translated from the coding sequence ATGTATTTTAGCACACGCGGTGCCAAGAACTCAGTATCGTCGGCACAAGCCATTATTGCAGGAATGGCAACAGATGGAGGCTTGTTTGTTCCGAAAGACCTTCCGAAGTTTGAATTGACTGAACTGAAGGGGTTATTAAATAAATCTTATCAAAAGCGGGCTCAAGTAATTTTGGGCCGCTTGTTAGCGGATTATTCGGAAGCCGAGCTTCATCAGTGTATTGAAGCGGCCTATTCGTCTAACAAATTTGATCATAGTGCCGTTGCCCCGCTTGTGGAGCAAGATGAAACAACGGCTGTTTTAGAATTATGGCATGGTCCGACAAGTGCATTTAAAGACATGGCACTACAACTTTTGCCACAACTTCTTGCAACGGCTTTGAGAAAAAGTGACGATACTGATGAGATTGTTATTTTGGTTGCTACGTCAGGCGACACAGGCAAAGCAGCTTTAGAAGGATTTCAAGACGTTGATCAAATTAAAATTATTACCTTTTATCCGGAACATGGTGTAAGTGCCATCCAAAAGTTACAAATGGTGACGCAAGAAGGCCAAAATGTGGCTGTCATTGCTGTTAAAGGCAATTTCGATGATGCTCAAAGCGGTGTAAAAGAAATCTTTCAAGATAAAGGTTTTCAAGCTGAGCTTAGCCGTAAAGCTTTTCAGCTATCTTCAGCTAATTCTATTAATTGGGGTCGGCTAGCACCACAGATTGTATATTACTTTAGTGCCTATCTGGATTGGGTAAAAACAGGTCGGATTGGTTGGGGACAAAAAGTTAATTTTGCTGTTCCGACTGGAAACTTTGGTGACATTCTTGCTGGTTACTATGCCAAAGAGATGGGACTACCTGTTGGCAAGCTGATTTGTGCTTCTAATGCCAATAATGTGCTGACTGATTTTATTCATGAAGGACGTTATGATGCCAAACGGCCCTTTTATCAAACTGCCTCACCATCAATGGATATTTTAATTTCCAGTAATTTAGAGCGGCTGCTGTATCATCTGACACAAGGTGATACAGCGCTTGTCAAGGGTTGGATGGATGAACTGAAGGAGACGGGGTCTTATGAAGTGTCATCTGCTGTTATGGCTAAAATCGAGCAGAACTTTTATGCCGCTTGGATAAATGATGAACAAACAAGAGCGACGATTCAAGCGGTCTATCAGCAGCATCATTATGTACTTGATCCCCATACGGCTGTAGCTTGGCAGGTTGCTGCTGATTATCGGTCAGCAAGCGGCGACGACACTCCCTGTATTATTTTATCAACAGCGAGTCCTTTTAAATTTAATGCGAGCGTTCTTCACGCTATTACAGGTCAATTGCCTGCGACTGGACAGTCGGAATTTGCTTTGCTTGGTGAGCTTGCTCGGCTTACGGGTTGGAAAATTCCGAAGGGGTTGGCCGAGCTTAAGGATAAGTCTGTTTACCATGAACAAAGCTGCCTTCCCAAGAACATGAAGCAAAAAGTTGCACAGGTATTAAATCTGTAA
- the ybaK gene encoding Cys-tRNA(Pro) deacylase, whose product MKKTNAARILDGLKIKYELLSYAVDESDVSAKHVAEQVGLPAGKIFKTLVVHGDRQGTLMAVVPGNGEIDLKALAVSSGNKKVELVPLKEVLPLTGYIRGGVSPLGAKKHYPVYIDESCNNWPTISISAGIRGCQIVISPADLLKAVQGTLCAIVRRN is encoded by the coding sequence ATGAAAAAGACCAATGCCGCCCGAATTTTAGACGGACTTAAGATAAAGTATGAGTTGCTTTCTTATGCTGTGGATGAAAGTGATGTCAGTGCCAAGCATGTGGCAGAACAGGTTGGACTGCCAGCTGGAAAAATCTTTAAGACCTTAGTGGTTCATGGTGATAGGCAGGGAACTTTAATGGCTGTTGTGCCAGGTAATGGAGAAATTGATTTAAAGGCATTGGCAGTGAGTAGTGGTAATAAGAAGGTCGAATTGGTGCCATTGAAAGAGGTACTGCCTCTTACAGGGTATATTCGCGGTGGTGTTTCGCCTTTGGGGGCGAAAAAGCACTATCCTGTTTATATTGATGAAAGCTGTAACAACTGGCCGACTATTTCTATTAGTGCCGGAATTCGTGGATGTCAGATCGTCATTTCTCCAGCAGATTTGCTCAAGGCAGTGCAAGGTACTTTGTGCGCAATTGTTCGCAGAAATTAG
- a CDS encoding B3/B4 domain-containing protein: MKITIHENIREIMPNCRLGYAFIDEASVKGSSPKLSQEFHQLQHEVAAAYKIELLPSIPRIAAVRSMYKKMAFDPTRYRPASEALVRRVLNSKGLYYINSAVDVNNYCSLKFLMPFGLYDAEQIDGDIDYVLAEAGSYVNIGGKVHYTDHKPFLRDRQGVFGNPTSDAGRTAVTLQTKQLLSIIYVDEEVSDQEIEDIIDFTTEMFVRYNGGVVRKRGIIFA, from the coding sequence ATGAAAATTACTATTCACGAAAACATTAGAGAAATCATGCCCAATTGTCGATTGGGTTATGCCTTTATTGATGAAGCTTCTGTTAAAGGATCATCACCGAAATTGTCACAAGAATTTCATCAACTGCAGCATGAAGTAGCGGCAGCTTATAAAATTGAATTGTTGCCTAGTATTCCGCGGATTGCGGCTGTTCGTTCCATGTATAAAAAAATGGCTTTTGATCCGACACGTTATCGTCCAGCTTCTGAGGCACTTGTCCGCCGTGTACTTAATAGTAAAGGACTTTATTACATTAACAGTGCAGTCGATGTGAATAATTACTGTTCGCTGAAATTTTTAATGCCCTTTGGCTTGTATGATGCAGAGCAAATTGATGGTGACATTGATTATGTTTTAGCTGAGGCAGGCAGCTATGTCAATATTGGAGGAAAAGTCCATTATACGGATCATAAACCCTTTTTGCGGGACAGGCAAGGTGTTTTTGGCAATCCCACATCTGATGCCGGTCGTACTGCCGTGACGCTGCAAACTAAGCAATTGTTATCTATTATTTATGTGGATGAAGAAGTCAGTGACCAGGAAATTGAAGATATTATTGATTTTACAACGGAAATGTTTGTGCGCTACAATGGAGGCGTGGTTCGTAAGCGAGGTATTATTTTTGCATAA